Proteins from one Arthrobacter sp. DNA4 genomic window:
- the paaE gene encoding 1,2-phenylacetyl-CoA epoxidase subunit PaaE, whose translation MPVVRQTAAEEAEVTGRRRPSFHSLEVKEVRRLTDDAIEVSFHVPAELAGKFDYLPGQYVALRTTLPDESGEPKEIRRSYSICAEPRSFADGTSEIRVAIKKDLGGLFSTWANAELKAGDTLEVMSPMGAFVSKHGRDGQAVDQNVMNSMNHPEDLAGEAGNFVAIAAGSGITPVIAIARTLLAANPDTRFDLIYANKAAMDVMFLEELADLKDKYPQRLAIHHVLSREQRIAPLLSGRIDSEKLQQLLGTALHADDVDEWFLCGPFELVQLCRDTLAERGVKPENVRFELFTSGKPDRPEGHAGRPVVVDESKETYKITFKLDGLQGEVASPTHARESILNAALRVRPDVPFACAGGVCGTCRAKVVTGSVTMDENYALEQDELDKGYVLTCQSHPTSKEVTVDFDV comes from the coding sequence ATGCCTGTTGTCCGCCAGACCGCCGCCGAAGAGGCTGAGGTGACCGGCCGCCGTCGTCCGTCCTTCCATTCCCTTGAGGTCAAGGAGGTGCGCCGGCTCACCGACGATGCCATTGAGGTCAGCTTCCATGTGCCAGCGGAGCTCGCCGGCAAGTTCGACTACCTGCCCGGCCAGTACGTGGCCCTGCGCACCACGCTGCCGGATGAGAGCGGCGAGCCGAAGGAAATCCGCCGCAGCTACTCCATCTGCGCGGAGCCGCGCAGCTTCGCGGACGGTACCAGCGAGATCCGCGTGGCCATCAAGAAGGACCTGGGCGGGCTGTTCTCCACGTGGGCCAACGCCGAGCTGAAGGCGGGGGACACCCTTGAGGTGATGAGCCCCATGGGCGCGTTCGTGTCCAAGCACGGCCGGGACGGGCAGGCCGTGGACCAGAATGTCATGAACTCCATGAACCACCCGGAGGACCTCGCGGGGGAGGCGGGGAACTTCGTGGCCATCGCGGCCGGGTCCGGCATCACCCCGGTGATCGCCATCGCCCGGACGCTGCTGGCCGCCAACCCGGACACCCGGTTCGACCTGATCTACGCCAACAAGGCCGCCATGGACGTGATGTTCCTGGAGGAGCTGGCGGACCTGAAGGACAAGTACCCGCAGCGGCTGGCCATCCACCACGTGCTGAGCCGCGAACAGCGGATCGCGCCGCTATTGAGCGGCCGGATCGATTCGGAGAAGCTGCAGCAGTTGCTGGGGACCGCGCTGCACGCGGATGATGTGGACGAGTGGTTCCTGTGCGGGCCGTTCGAGCTGGTCCAGCTGTGCCGGGACACCCTGGCCGAGCGCGGGGTAAAGCCGGAGAACGTCCGGTTCGAGCTGTTCACCTCCGGCAAGCCGGACCGCCCGGAGGGCCACGCCGGCCGTCCCGTGGTGGTGGACGAGTCCAAGGAGACGTACAAGATCACGTTCAAGCTGGACGGCCTGCAGGGCGAGGTGGCCAGCCCCACGCACGCCCGGGAGTCGATCCTGAACGCGGCGCTGCGGGTGCGCCCGGACGTGCCGTTCGCGTGCGCCGGGGGAGTGTGCGGCACCTGCCGGGCCAAGGTGGTCACCGGCAGCGTGACCATGG
- the paaD gene encoding 1,2-phenylacetyl-CoA epoxidase subunit PaaD, with protein sequence MTAVYISDFESRTRTPEQKAWDIAATVVDPEIPVLSIADLGILRKVDVADNKVTVTITPTYSGCPAMDAIRDDLYTAFKKEGYGDVHVDLVLAPAWTTDWMTEAGKQKLQQYGIAPPSGNSRAGGHSGPLRLSLAVKCPQCNSLNTKELTRFGSTSCKALYVCQDCKEPFDYFKVL encoded by the coding sequence GTGACTGCCGTGTACATCTCGGATTTCGAATCCCGGACCCGCACCCCGGAGCAGAAGGCCTGGGACATCGCGGCCACCGTGGTGGACCCGGAGATCCCGGTGCTCAGCATCGCGGACCTGGGCATCCTGCGGAAGGTGGACGTGGCGGACAACAAGGTCACCGTCACCATCACGCCCACGTACTCGGGCTGCCCGGCCATGGACGCCATCCGTGACGATCTCTACACCGCCTTCAAGAAGGAAGGCTACGGGGACGTGCACGTGGACCTGGTCCTGGCCCCGGCGTGGACCACGGACTGGATGACCGAGGCCGGCAAGCAGAAGCTGCAGCAGTACGGGATCGCCCCGCCCAGCGGCAACTCCCGGGCCGGCGGTCACTCCGGCCCCCTCCGGCTGAGCCTGGCCGTGAAGTGCCCGCAGTGCAACAGCCTGAACACCAAGGAACTCACCCGCTTCGGTTCCACGTCCTGCAAGGCGCTGTATGTGTGCCAGGACTGCAAGGAACCGTTCGACTACTTCAAAGTCCTGTAA
- the paaC gene encoding 1,2-phenylacetyl-CoA epoxidase subunit PaaC: MSSPDAPTTGHGDISTGVAGGDSNASATRITPGNALRPEDIALEVKTGLAKPSEDVAEYALRLGDDALILAQRLGHWISRAPELEEDIALGNIALDQLGHARSFLTYAGAGMPNQDGTPKSEDDLAYFRREHEFRSVQLFEQPNGDFAATIARQFVVSYYQYELYRRLTESTDATLAAIAAKAVKEVDYHRDHSTQWVLRLAGGTDESRQRMIHGLRTMWPYVNELFQDDDLTQRLAGAGAAVAPSSLREDFDRLIAEVLAEAELEVPDVPAAPGGGRYGKHSEHLGYILAEMQVLAREHPGASW; this comes from the coding sequence GTGAGCTCCCCCGACGCGCCCACCACGGGCCACGGCGACATCTCCACCGGCGTGGCCGGCGGAGACAGCAACGCCTCCGCCACCCGGATCACCCCCGGCAACGCCCTCCGCCCGGAGGACATCGCGCTCGAGGTCAAGACCGGCCTCGCCAAGCCCAGCGAAGACGTCGCGGAGTACGCCCTCCGCCTGGGCGATGACGCCCTGATCCTTGCACAGCGCCTGGGCCACTGGATCTCCCGTGCACCCGAGCTGGAGGAGGACATCGCCCTGGGCAACATCGCCCTGGACCAGCTGGGCCACGCCCGCAGCTTCCTCACCTACGCCGGCGCCGGCATGCCCAACCAGGACGGCACTCCCAAGTCAGAGGATGACCTGGCCTACTTCCGCCGCGAGCACGAGTTCCGCTCCGTGCAGCTGTTCGAGCAGCCCAACGGGGACTTCGCGGCCACCATCGCGCGCCAGTTCGTGGTGAGCTACTACCAGTACGAGCTCTACCGCCGCCTCACCGAATCCACGGACGCCACCCTGGCCGCTATCGCCGCCAAGGCCGTGAAGGAAGTGGACTACCACCGCGACCACAGCACCCAGTGGGTCCTGCGCCTCGCCGGCGGCACCGATGAGTCGCGCCAGCGGATGATCCACGGCCTGCGGACCATGTGGCCGTACGTCAACGAACTGTTCCAGGACGATGACCTGACGCAGCGCCTCGCTGGGGCGGGTGCCGCCGTCGCGCCTTCCAGCCTGCGGGAAGACTTTGACCGCCTCATCGCCGAGGTCCTGGCCGAAGCGGAGCTGGAAGTCCCGGACGTGCCCGCAGCCCCGGGCGGCGGCCGGTACGGCAAACACTCGGAGCACCTGGGCTACATCCTCGCGGAGATGCAGGTGCTGGCCCGCGAGCATCCCGGGGCCAGCTGGTGA
- the paaB gene encoding 1,2-phenylacetyl-CoA epoxidase subunit PaaB, translating into MSPHGNPETPASSATEINREAPKASPAPDHHDRSTWGLWEVFVRSSRGLSHVHAGSLHAPDAAMALRNARDLYTRRNEGVSIWVVPADAIAASDPDSKGSFFESPQGKDYRHATYYTKSEGVKHL; encoded by the coding sequence ATGAGCCCGCACGGCAACCCGGAAACCCCGGCCAGCTCGGCCACCGAGATCAACCGCGAAGCCCCCAAGGCCAGCCCGGCACCGGACCACCACGACCGCTCCACGTGGGGCCTCTGGGAGGTCTTCGTCCGGTCCAGCCGCGGCCTGAGCCACGTTCACGCCGGCTCCCTGCACGCCCCGGACGCCGCCATGGCCCTCCGGAATGCACGGGACCTCTACACCCGCCGCAACGAGGGCGTCTCCATCTGGGTGGTCCCGGCGGACGCCATCGCCGCCAGCGACCCCGACTCCAAGGGCTCCTTCTTCGAGTCCCCCCAGGGCAAGGACTACCGGCACGCCACGTACTACACCAAGAGCGAAGGGGTGAAGCACCTGTGA
- the paaA gene encoding 1,2-phenylacetyl-CoA epoxidase subunit PaaA, with the protein MAAQNLQSVPAELTPEEDAAGQAHFDRIIAEDSRIEPRDWMPAAYRKTLLRQVSQHAHSEIIGMQPEANWISRAPSLKRKAILMAKVQDEAGHGLYLYSAAETLGQSRDKMMDDLIAGKARYSSIFNYPARTWADMGAIGWLVDGAAICNQVPLCRASYGPYGRAMVRVCKEESFHQRQGFEILLELSNGTPAQKQMAQDAVNRWYAPALMMFGPPDDDSPNSKQSMAWNIKRFSNDELRSRFVGMMVEQVKVLGLTLPDDQIRFNEDTRKWEHGPLDWDEFHEVLVSRGPCNAQRLERRRAAHDDGAWVREAAAAYAAKQSKKTKEYAA; encoded by the coding sequence ATGGCAGCGCAGAACTTGCAGTCAGTGCCGGCTGAGCTAACCCCGGAAGAGGATGCCGCAGGCCAGGCCCACTTCGACCGGATCATCGCCGAGGACTCGCGCATCGAGCCCCGCGACTGGATGCCGGCGGCGTACCGCAAGACGCTCCTGCGCCAGGTCTCCCAGCACGCGCACTCCGAGATCATCGGCATGCAGCCGGAAGCCAACTGGATTTCCCGCGCTCCCAGCCTGAAGCGCAAGGCGATCCTCATGGCCAAGGTCCAGGACGAGGCAGGCCACGGTCTCTACCTCTACTCAGCAGCGGAAACCCTGGGCCAGTCCCGGGACAAGATGATGGACGATCTCATCGCCGGCAAGGCCCGCTACTCCAGCATCTTCAACTACCCGGCCCGCACCTGGGCAGACATGGGCGCCATCGGCTGGCTGGTGGACGGCGCAGCCATCTGCAACCAGGTCCCGCTGTGCCGCGCCTCGTATGGCCCCTACGGCCGCGCCATGGTGCGCGTCTGCAAGGAAGAGTCCTTCCACCAGCGCCAGGGCTTCGAGATCCTCCTTGAACTCTCCAATGGCACCCCCGCGCAGAAGCAGATGGCCCAGGACGCCGTGAACCGCTGGTACGCCCCGGCCCTGATGATGTTCGGTCCGCCGGATGACGATTCCCCCAACTCCAAGCAGTCCATGGCCTGGAACATCAAGCGGTTCAGCAATGACGAGCTCCGCAGCCGGTTCGTGGGCATGATGGTGGAGCAGGTCAAGGTCCTGGGCCTCACCCTCCCGGATGACCAGATCCGCTTCAACGAGGACACCAGGAAGTGGGAGCACGGGCCGCTGGACTGGGACGAGTTCCACGAAGTCCTGGTAAGCCGCGGTCCCTGCAACGCCCAGCGCCTTGAGCGTCGGCGGGCAGCGCACGACGACGGCGCCTGGGTCCGCGAGGCAGCAGCCGCCTACGCAGCAAAACAGTCAAAGAAGACGAAGGAATACGCAGCATGA
- a CDS encoding alpha/beta fold hydrolase — translation MTKTQDTGTVLTVESPDGTSLSVERMGSGPSLVLVDGAFCGRTFGPSRALANELKDSFTVHFYDRRGRGDSGESMPYAPEREIEDLQAVLNEAGGKPYVYGISSGAALALEAAAAGTPMQRLATYEAPYTGVRGPDGTPGGHREHLEALLRDGKRGSAVSYFLVKMVGAPAFLPYLLRVMPGVWKKQTAAANTLPYETRVTNDFMAPVERLRTITVPTLVMVGGKAAGPMAQGQKTIAGAIPGSEHRVLEGQTHQVSAAAIATQLRGFFDGGK, via the coding sequence ATGACCAAGACCCAAGACACCGGCACAGTCCTTACGGTGGAGTCGCCCGACGGCACCTCCCTCAGCGTCGAGCGGATGGGCAGCGGACCCAGCCTGGTCCTGGTGGACGGGGCCTTCTGCGGGCGCACCTTCGGACCCTCGCGTGCGCTGGCAAATGAACTGAAGGATTCCTTCACCGTCCACTTTTACGACAGGCGGGGCCGCGGGGACAGCGGCGAGAGCATGCCGTACGCCCCCGAACGGGAAATCGAGGACCTCCAGGCGGTACTGAACGAGGCCGGCGGCAAACCCTACGTGTACGGGATTTCGTCCGGCGCCGCCCTGGCCCTGGAAGCGGCTGCAGCGGGAACCCCGATGCAGCGGCTGGCCACGTACGAAGCGCCCTACACGGGCGTACGCGGTCCGGACGGGACGCCAGGGGGCCACCGCGAGCACCTGGAGGCCCTGCTCAGGGACGGCAAACGCGGCAGTGCGGTGTCCTACTTCCTGGTCAAAATGGTGGGCGCCCCGGCCTTCCTCCCCTACCTCCTGCGCGTCATGCCGGGAGTGTGGAAGAAGCAGACGGCGGCCGCGAACACGCTCCCCTATGAGACACGGGTGACCAACGACTTCATGGCGCCGGTGGAACGGCTCCGCACGATTACCGTGCCAACACTGGTCATGGTGGGCGGAAAAGCTGCCGGCCCCATGGCCCAGGGGCAAAAGACCATCGCCGGCGCCATCCCCGGCAGCGAACACCGCGTCCTCGAAGGCCAAACCCACCAGGTCTCCGCCGCCGCCATCGCCACCCAGCTCAGGGGTTTCTTCGACGGCGGCAAGTAG